A single region of the Desulfobaculum xiamenense genome encodes:
- a CDS encoding glycosyltransferase family A protein: MRWIYLRDQVFISLPALVRYTYFRGVASFAKKEKPSFSVVVPCYNNPEFLVNTAQSIAVQSVAPVSIVFVNDGKFKVTADAIASCVAMLGEDRCVVIDQENRGVAAARNAGIDAAVGNWVIPLDYDDVIAPRYIERCSDIVCGAKDVEFIYPHSLKTNSSDEYWIPRSGNPRRILDRCLYPAFSAFSKELWRRVGGYEVCHPLGMDDWDFFIKIVMSGAPCCRLPFFMGTWRGHALNETHAARRNWQCGRAMIVTLSHEWRDRNEVLTALEVIAGMADEVMARVQDKVRLFPEHPYPHMWLALAQLRRGEIDIAAAFARKAESLAPSNWIMGHVAGLVRSR; this comes from the coding sequence ATGAGATGGATATATTTGCGCGATCAGGTGTTTATTTCGTTGCCTGCGCTTGTTCGCTATACGTATTTTCGTGGGGTTGCGTCTTTTGCCAAGAAGGAAAAGCCGAGTTTTTCCGTAGTTGTTCCATGCTATAATAATCCTGAATTTTTGGTAAATACGGCGCAAAGCATTGCTGTGCAGAGCGTCGCTCCGGTTTCTATTGTCTTTGTGAACGACGGAAAATTTAAGGTTACCGCAGATGCGATAGCATCTTGTGTGGCTATGCTTGGCGAAGACAGATGTGTCGTGATCGATCAGGAAAACCGTGGCGTCGCGGCCGCTCGTAACGCCGGTATTGATGCGGCAGTTGGGAACTGGGTTATTCCACTTGACTATGACGACGTGATCGCTCCTCGGTATATTGAGCGTTGTTCTGATATCGTTTGCGGAGCGAAGGATGTTGAGTTCATCTATCCGCATTCTCTCAAAACAAATTCCAGCGACGAATACTGGATTCCGCGATCTGGGAATCCGCGCCGCATTCTCGATAGATGCCTGTATCCGGCCTTTTCGGCGTTCAGCAAGGAATTGTGGCGTCGAGTCGGTGGGTATGAGGTCTGTCATCCGCTAGGAATGGATGACTGGGATTTCTTCATCAAGATTGTGATGTCCGGCGCGCCCTGCTGCCGTTTGCCCTTTTTCATGGGAACATGGCGAGGGCATGCCTTGAACGAGACGCATGCGGCCCGTCGCAACTGGCAGTGTGGGCGTGCGATGATCGTTACCTTGTCCCATGAGTGGCGCGATAGGAATGAGGTGCTGACCGCTCTTGAAGTGATTGCCGGGATGGCGGATGAGGTCATGGCGCGCGTGCAGGATAAGGTGCGGCTATTCCCTGAACACCCATATCCGCATATGTGGTTGGCGCTTGCGCAGTTGAGGCGTGGAGAGATCGACATAGCTGCTGCATTTGCGCGGAAAGCCGAAAGTCTGGCTCCGTCCAATTGGATAATGGGGCATGTGGCTGGATTGGTCCGCTCTCGATAG
- a CDS encoding glycosyltransferase, with protein MSVNFVLPRKYRERNWPELIADQPRPEVVLASPHRVVTGVDAWIVQTWALLATVDVPFSVSLVERGIPGQCSVFHYDHARPAHGVHETQAVVVRVDRPPVPLADFVIEQNPCVPQSEKTQFLPSWPQPGLIPRDGSRGCSCVRLAYVGSEEYVPSYMKTSRFIDELRKLGVEFCFMHKGNWVDYSQVDALVAVRDVPRSVLARKPYAKLVNAWLAGIPIILGDEPAYRALRRSGLDYLEASSEAEVLVAVARLVSDSRFYSAMQDNALTRIAEFSIGRITDMWCDVLEAATSSVRSFPVLERASRRIRYQAGCLFARGWKIANGWNE; from the coding sequence CGAGCGGAACTGGCCAGAACTCATAGCTGACCAACCTCGCCCCGAAGTCGTTCTCGCAAGCCCTCATCGTGTCGTCACCGGGGTCGATGCTTGGATAGTTCAGACGTGGGCTTTGCTCGCGACAGTCGATGTCCCTTTCTCCGTTTCGCTCGTGGAACGCGGTATCCCCGGACAATGCTCTGTTTTTCATTATGACCATGCGCGTCCGGCCCACGGCGTTCATGAAACGCAGGCCGTTGTGGTCCGCGTCGATAGGCCTCCGGTTCCATTGGCTGATTTTGTTATTGAACAGAATCCGTGTGTGCCCCAGTCGGAGAAAACCCAGTTCCTGCCGTCATGGCCCCAGCCCGGGCTGATTCCTCGTGATGGCTCGCGTGGGTGCTCATGCGTACGCCTTGCGTATGTTGGCAGTGAGGAATACGTTCCCTCATACATGAAGACCTCGCGCTTTATTGATGAGTTGAGGAAGCTCGGCGTTGAATTTTGCTTCATGCACAAGGGGAATTGGGTTGACTACTCGCAGGTTGATGCGCTTGTCGCGGTGCGCGATGTGCCGCGAAGCGTCCTTGCGCGGAAGCCCTACGCAAAGCTCGTGAATGCGTGGCTGGCCGGAATTCCGATCATTCTTGGCGATGAGCCGGCATACAGGGCCCTGCGTCGTTCTGGCCTCGATTATCTTGAGGCTAGTAGTGAGGCGGAGGTGCTTGTTGCTGTCGCGCGGTTGGTGTCGGATAGTCGGTTCTATTCCGCCATGCAGGACAACGCGCTTACCCGTATCGCCGAGTTCTCCATTGGTCGCATAACCGACATGTGGTGCGATGTTCTTGAAGCTGCGACGTCTTCGGTTCGTTCCTTTCCAGTACTGGAGCGGGCGTCACGCAGGATTCGGTATCAGGCAGGATGTCTTTTTGCCCGTGGCTGGAAGATTGCCAATGGTTGGAATGAATGA